A window of Periplaneta americana isolate PAMFEO1 chromosome 7, P.americana_PAMFEO1_priV1, whole genome shotgun sequence contains these coding sequences:
- the LOC138702832 gene encoding lipopolysaccharide-induced tumor necrosis factor-alpha factor homolog isoform X3, with translation MYANNGPQGPPPAYGMNPPPPPGPHVTPAVIVQGPMLGSSPCNLQCPSCHASIQTRVDYEANTKTHLFALLLCLICCPCGLIPYCTDSCKSANHYCPSCGTFLGTYSD, from the exons ATGTACGCCAACAACGG CCCACAAGGACCTCCTCCTGCGTATGGAATGAACCCTCCACCCCCACCGGGCCCCCATGTCACGCCTGCAG TCATTGTCCAAGGTCCAATGCTGGGTTCGTCTCCCTGCAACTTGCAGTGTCCTTCATGTCACGCTTCGATTCAGACCAGGGTCGACTATGAAGCCAACACAAAAACGCATCTTTTCGCCCTTCTGCTGTGCCTTAT ATGCTGCCCCTGTGGACTGATTCCATACTGCACAGACAGCTGCAAGAGTGCCAACCATTACTGTCCGAGCTGCGGAACATTCCTGGGCACGTACAGTGACTGA
- the LOC138702832 gene encoding lipopolysaccharide-induced tumor necrosis factor-alpha factor homolog isoform X2, protein MYENKNDYPPQGPPPAYGMNPPPPPGPHVTPAVIVQGPMLGSSPCNLQCPSCHASIQTRVDYEANTKTHLFALLLCLICCPCGLIPYCTDSCKSANHYCPSCGTFLGTYSD, encoded by the exons CCCACAAGGACCTCCTCCTGCGTATGGAATGAACCCTCCACCCCCACCGGGCCCCCATGTCACGCCTGCAG TCATTGTCCAAGGTCCAATGCTGGGTTCGTCTCCCTGCAACTTGCAGTGTCCTTCATGTCACGCTTCGATTCAGACCAGGGTCGACTATGAAGCCAACACAAAAACGCATCTTTTCGCCCTTCTGCTGTGCCTTAT ATGCTGCCCCTGTGGACTGATTCCATACTGCACAGACAGCTGCAAGAGTGCCAACCATTACTGTCCGAGCTGCGGAACATTCCTGGGCACGTACAGTGACTGA
- the LOC138702832 gene encoding lipopolysaccharide-induced tumor necrosis factor-alpha factor homolog isoform X4, whose protein sequence is MSKPNPQGPPPAYGMNPPPPPGPHVTPAVIVQGPMLGSSPCNLQCPSCHASIQTRVDYEANTKTHLFALLLCLICCPCGLIPYCTDSCKSANHYCPSCGTFLGTYSD, encoded by the exons CCCACAAGGACCTCCTCCTGCGTATGGAATGAACCCTCCACCCCCACCGGGCCCCCATGTCACGCCTGCAG TCATTGTCCAAGGTCCAATGCTGGGTTCGTCTCCCTGCAACTTGCAGTGTCCTTCATGTCACGCTTCGATTCAGACCAGGGTCGACTATGAAGCCAACACAAAAACGCATCTTTTCGCCCTTCTGCTGTGCCTTAT ATGCTGCCCCTGTGGACTGATTCCATACTGCACAGACAGCTGCAAGAGTGCCAACCATTACTGTCCGAGCTGCGGAACATTCCTGGGCACGTACAGTGACTGA
- the LOC138702832 gene encoding lipopolysaccharide-induced tumor necrosis factor-alpha factor homolog isoform X5, which produces MNPPPPPGPHVTPAVIVQGPMLGSSPCNLQCPSCHASIQTRVDYEANTKTHLFALLLCLICCPCGLIPYCTDSCKSANHYCPSCGTFLGTYSD; this is translated from the exons ATGAACCCTCCACCCCCACCGGGCCCCCATGTCACGCCTGCAG TCATTGTCCAAGGTCCAATGCTGGGTTCGTCTCCCTGCAACTTGCAGTGTCCTTCATGTCACGCTTCGATTCAGACCAGGGTCGACTATGAAGCCAACACAAAAACGCATCTTTTCGCCCTTCTGCTGTGCCTTAT ATGCTGCCCCTGTGGACTGATTCCATACTGCACAGACAGCTGCAAGAGTGCCAACCATTACTGTCCGAGCTGCGGAACATTCCTGGGCACGTACAGTGACTGA